The DNA window TGCTCGACGAACTCCTGTGGCGACTGCCGCGGATCGTGCGGCGCGTTGAACGCCAGGTACATGAAGAACGGGTTGTCCCGCCCTGCGGCCCGGTCGAGGTAGTCGATGGCGTCGTCGGCCAGCACCGCGCTCCAGTGCTTGCCGCCCTCCCAGAAGCCGCCGGCGCCGGTGTCCCAGGGGCGCCACTTCTGGTCGTCGGGTCCGGTCGGCCGGTTATAGCCGGCCGGCGTCTGGGCGGGCATGCCGGGCCGCACATGCCGGGAAACCGTAAACACCTTGTTGGGATCGGCTTTGACATGCCATTTCCCGGAAAAATAGGTGTCGTAGCCGGCTTTTTCCAGTAACTGGGGCCAAAGCTTTCCCTGAGCCTGGAAGTCGCTTTTGAGGATCGGTTCGGCCGCTTTGGCATGCCACAGCGAACGTCCGCTGAGCAGCATGGTGCGACTGGCGACGCAGATGGCTCCGTGCCAGCCGCCCTGGTTATAGCAACGGGTGAACTGGGCGCCGCGTTTGGCCAGGCGATCCAGGTTGGGCGTGTGGACTTCCGCGTTACCGGCCGCCCCCAGGGTGTCATACGCCTGATCATCGGCGAAGATAAACAGTAGATTGGGACGCGACTCGGCCGCGGTCGCCAAAGCACCGGCCTGCATCGTGACGAGGCAGGCGAAAGTGGAGGCCGCCAGCAGTTGTGCGGCGCGGCGCCGGAAGGACGGCTGGGGGATAGTGTCAACATATGTCATGATGCAACTCCTCTTGAATTTTCGATCAAAGGCGCTGTAGAACCACCTGCTCGCGCGACGCCATGAAACCTCGCGGCTATTGTGGGCGACGTCGTCGCACGGGTCAAACCTCCGGCGGCCGATTCCTGAACTCCGGCGAACCTCTTCCGTTTCCTTCGAGCACGTTATGCATCAACACCACGGCCACAGCCACGATCACGGCGGCAGCGACTACAGCCGTCCGCTGGCGTGGGGGGCCGCGCTGAATGTGGTCTACGTGGTGATCGAAGCGGGCTGCGGGCTGTACTTCAATTCGCTGGCCCTGCTGGCCGATGCGGGCCATAACCTGAGCGATGTCCTTGGCCTGTTGTTGGCACTGGGGGCGGTCCTGCTGGCGCGTCGTCCGGCCACGCCGCGGCGGACGTACGGTTTTCGCCGGGCGACCATCCTGGCGGCATTCATTAGTTCGCTGCTGCTGCTGGCGGCCTTGCTGGGGATTATCTGGGAGTCCTTCCAGCGGCTGGGAAACCCGGCCCAGGTGAGCGGGGTCGCCGTGATGATCGTGGCGGGCGTCGGCGTGCTGGTCAACGCCGCCACGGCAGCCATGTTCCATGCCGGCAGCAAGCACGATTTAAATGTGAAGGGCGCCTATCTGCACATGGCGGCCGATGCGGCCATTTCGCTGGGGGTGGTCGGCGTGGGTCTGGGCGTCTGGCTGACCGGTTGGAACTGGCTGGACCCGGCGGTCAGCCTCGCCGTGGCCGGCGTAATCGCTTACGCCGGCTGGGAGCTGCTGCGCGATTCGTTCAATCTGGCGGTCGACGCGGCGCCCAGTGGGATCGACCCGCATGCGGTGGAGACGTTCCTGCTGGAACAGCCGGGCGTGGAAGCCTTGCACGATTTGCATATCTGGGGGCTGAGCACGCGGGAGACGGCGCTGACCGTGCATTTGATCCGTCCCGAAGGCAACTCGCACGACGATTTTCTGCAGTCGCTGGCCGCCGACCTGCGGGAGCAGTTCCAGATTGGTCACTCCACCGTGCAGATCGAGCAAGGCTACAACCTGTGCCCTGCCGCCGGCTGCATCACCCAGCATGACGGAGCCGAGGACCACGACGACGAAGGCGGCGACCACGATCACGACCACGATCACGACCATGATGGCGACTGCGACCACGCCACAGAAATCTGACCGTCGGGTTGCCGGAGTGCTGGTTGCCAGAAATAAGGTTTCTCGACATAATCAGGCTTTTCGCGAGCGCCGCCCATGCCCCTGGTCACTCTGAACGAAGTTGCGATTGCCTTTCGGGGGCCGCCGCTTCTTGATCATGTGAACTGTCGCATCGAAATGGGCCAGAAAATTGGCCTGCTGGGGCGAAATGGAGCGGGTAAAACCACGCTCATGAAAATGCTGATGGGCGAAACCCAGCCCGATCACGGCGATATTATTTTCGATCCGGGCGCGACGATCGCTTTTTTGCCGCAGGACATCCCCCGCGACCTGACCGGCAGCCTTTACGATATCGTCGCCGGCGGCGTGACCGAGCGTCCCCCCGAGGAAGAGTGGATCTCGCATCAGGAGATCGAGCAGGTCCTGTCCCGCATGGACCTGCCGATCGAATCGCCGTTTGAATCCCTTTCCAGCGGGATGAAACGCCGCGTGTTGCTGGGTCGGGCGATCGTCTCCCAGCCCAGCTTCCTGCTGCTCGACGAACCGACGAACCATCTCGACATTGCGGCGATCGACTGGCTGGAGAAGTTTCTTACCAGCTTCCGCGGGACGCTGCTGTTTGTGACCCATGATCGCATGTTTCTGCGGAAACTGGCGGGCCGCATCCTGGAAATCGACCGCGGCCAGATTTTTGACTGGTCGTGTGATTACGATACGTTCCTCGCCCGCAAGGAAGCGGCGTTTGAAGCGGAAGAGAAGCAGAACGCCCTGTTCGACAAAAAGCTGGCGGAAGAAGAAGTCTGGATCCGACAGGGGATCAAAGCCCGGCGGACCCGCAACATGGGCCGCGTGCGGGCCCTGAAAGAACTGCGAAACACCCGTGCGGATCGCCGCACCCAGCCCGGCCAGGTGCGTCTGGAAATCCAGCAAGGGCAACGTTCCGGGATGATGGTGGCCGAGGTGGAGAAGGTTGGATTTTCCTACGACGAGCGGGAGATCGTCAGCGATTTCTCGACGACGATCCTGCGCGGCGACAAGATCGGACTGATCGGTCGCAACGGCGTTGGGAAAACGACCCTGCTGCGGATCCTGCTGGGGCAGCTTACCCCGCAAACCGGCAAGGTGAAGCTCGGCACAAATCTCGAAATCGCCTACTTCGACCAGCAGCGGCAGCAGCTGGATGAAAACAAAACGGTCCAGGAAAACGTGGGCGACGGCTACGACAACGTGGGCGTCGGCGACCAGAAGCAGCACATTATTGGCTACCTGCAGAATTTCCTGTTCACGCCGGAACGCGCCCGCACGCCGGTCCGTTTTCTCTCCGGCGGCGAGCGGAACCGGGTGCTGCTGGCGAAACTTTTCGCCAAGCCGGCGAACGTGATCGTGCTGGACGAACCGACCAACGATCTCGACGCCGAAACGCTGGAGATGCTGGAAGAACGGCTGGTCGAGTACAAAGGAACCGTGCTCCTGGTCAGTCATGATCGCGAGTTTTTGAACAACGTGGTTGGCAGTACGATCGTGTTCGAGGAAGACGCCGTGCGTGAGTACGTCGGCGGTTACGACGACTGGCAGCGACAGCGGAACCAGCGCCTGGAGCTGCAGGCCCAAAGGGAAAAGGAAGCAGCCGCGGCCGCCCGACCCGCGAAAACTTCGGCCCCTGCCGCAACTCCTGTCGCCAAACGGAAACTGAAGTTCAAGGAGCAGCAGGAACTGGCCGCCCTGCCGGCCAAAATGGAGAAGCTGGAGCAGCAGATCGCCGCCGTCCACGAGAAAATGGGGCAGCCGACCTTCTACCAGGAGTCGGGCGAAAAGATCGCCCAGGCCCAGAAGGAGCTCAAGGAACTGGAGATGAGCCTGGAGCAGGCCTTGCTGCGTTGGGAAGAGCTTGAGCAGTTTTAAAGCGAACGGCGCGACGGGGAAGGGCTCCCTCTTCCGGGAGTGGAGAGTTTGCCTGGGATGGCGTCCGAGGAACCCCCTTTTCCCCTTTTGCAACCGGGCCGGATGTAGCGGGCGGCGAAAGCGCTGTTTGCACGCCTTGCAAAGCGTCGCAGGCGGCTTAAAATGCGGTCGATTGAATTTGTGGGTTGGCGTACGCCAGCCCGCCGTTTTGCTACTTCAGCGGTAAGGCGTGGTAATGGAAGCCTTAGGCTCCTCCCTGAGCATCGTGGCCTACTTGGCCTTGTTCTGCTCCGTCGGATTGATCTTTGTTTTCGCCAATTTGTTGATTGGCTATCTCGTGCGTCCCTCGGATCCGCACGCGGAGAAGGAAGAGATCTACGAGTGTGGCGAGCCGACGATCGGTTCCAGCTATGTGCAGTTCGACCTGCGTTTTTACGTGGTGGCGTTGCTGTTCATTATCTTCGATGTCGAAGTCGCCTTCTTTTTCCCCTGGGCGACCGTGTTCGGCAAAGCGGACCACCTGAGCGATCAGCGTTTTGCGGTCGTCGCCGCGGATACCTCGGTGCTGACCCCCCAGGCGATCGGGCTTTATAAAGAGTTTGGCGTGCGTGAGCCGGCCTTGCCGGAAAGCGTGCCGCCGACCCTGGCCAAACCGTTCAATCAAAAGTACGGCAAAGGGGCCGCCAGTGCGGCGACGCTAACGCCGGAACAAGCAGCCGATGTCTGTAAGCTGGGAGGTCGGCAGTTAATGCTCGTGACCCTGGTTGATATTCTCGTATTCTTTGCGGTGTTAATGGTCGGTTTTGCTTACGTCTGGAAGCGAGGCGATCTCAACTGGGTGCGAGCGGTTACCGACGCCCGTTCCCAGGGCGCGGTGCGCACCCTGGCGCCTGAAGAAGTCACCGAACAAGATCCTGTCCTCACGGCCTAGCTGGGTAATTCGATGTCGCTGCTCGAACAATTGCAAGCCAAGTTTGGCGACAATATCACAGGCCATAACCTGGAGGCGGTCGATCCCTGGATCGAAGTCGCCCCGGTCGGCATTGTCGATGTTTGCCAGTTCCTGAAAACGGCCCCCGACCTGCAGTTTGACATGCTCAGCTGCATCTCCGGCGTCGACTACTGGATGGCCGACGAAAAGAAAATGGCGAAGGCCGGCTGGGAGCCGCACACCGAAGTGGTGTACCACCTTTCCAGCACCGTCAAAAAGCACACGCTGGTCCTTAAGGTGATGCTGCCCCGCTGGAAAGACGACGTCGAAGGCCAACTGCCCGAAGTGGCTTCGGTCACGTCCGTCTGGCGGACGGCCGACTGGCACGAACGGGAGGTCTTCGATCTGTCGGGCGTCCGTTTTGTCGGGCATCCTTACCTGCGTCGCATTTTGTGCCCGGAAGACTGGGTCGGCTTCCCGCTGCGTCGGGATTACGAGATGCCGCTCGAATATCACGGAATTCGTGGCCGCTAGACAGCGCCGGCCTGTTCGCCCTCTGCTGCTATCTGCCCCGAACCGCTCCTTATTTCTCTCTCGGTCGAACCTATCCTCATGGCGACAATCGACGACCAGCGTATTATCGAATTCGACGTTCGCACCGACGAAATGTTGGTGAATATGGGGCCGCAACACCCCAGCACGCACGGCGTGCTGCGACTGGTGTTGCGCACCGACGGCGAGATTGTTTCCGAGGTCGAGCCGCACATCGGCTACCTGCATCGCTGTGCGGAAAAGATCGGCGAGAATCTGACGCCCCGCCAGTTCATCCCGTACACCGACCGGATGGATTATCTGGCCGGCATGAACATGAACCTGGGCTGGGCCCTGGTCGTCGAAAAACTGCTGGAACACGACCTGCCGGAAAAGGCCAAGCACCTCCGGGTGATCATCGCCGAACTCAACCGCCTGGCCAGCCATCTGGTCGGTATGGGAGCCTATGGCCTGGACCTGGGAACTTTCAGCCCGTTCCTGTATGCGTTCCGCGAGCGGGAAAGAATCCTTGACCTGTTTGAGGAAGCCTGCGGCGCCCGGTTAACGTATAGTTATCTGACGCCCGGCGGAGCAACCGCCGACCTGCCGCACGGCTGGACGCAGAAGCTGTCGGCCTTTCTGGATCAGTTTGAACCGCTGATCCAGGAGTACCACGCCCTGCTGACCACCAACGCGATCTTTGTCAAACGTACGGCTAACATTGGCGTGATGTCGGCCGAAATGGCGATCGATTACGGCTGCACCGGCCCGGTGCTGCGCGGCAGCGGCGTGGATCACGACCTGCGTCGCGACGGCGAAGAGCGTTACACCGACATGTACGACGGCTATGCCTTTGAAGTCATCGTCGAACGGGACGGCCATTATCCCAACGACCACAACTACCCGGCCGTGCCGCGGGAAGCGGTGCTGGGCGATTGCTGGCACCGTTTCTATGTTCGCATGCTCGAAGTCGTTCAAAGTGTCGACATTCTTCGCCAGGCGATCGAGCGTTACAGCACCGCCTCGGGCGACTGGGGCCAGCCGATCAAGCTGACGCAGAAGCTGCCCAAAGGCGAAGCCTACCTGGAAACC is part of the Lignipirellula cremea genome and encodes:
- a CDS encoding sulfatase-like hydrolase/transferase, whose protein sequence is MTYVDTIPQPSFRRRAAQLLAASTFACLVTMQAGALATAAESRPNLLFIFADDQAYDTLGAAGNAEVHTPNLDRLAKRGAQFTRCYNQGGWHGAICVASRTMLLSGRSLWHAKAAEPILKSDFQAQGKLWPQLLEKAGYDTYFSGKWHVKADPNKVFTVSRHVRPGMPAQTPAGYNRPTGPDDQKWRPWDTGAGGFWEGGKHWSAVLADDAIDYLDRAAGRDNPFFMYLAFNAPHDPRQSPQEFVEQYPLDKISLPQPFLAEYPYQIGSNRIRDEQLAPFPRTEYAVKVNRQEYYAIITHMDQQIGRILDALEKTGKADNTYIIFTADHGLACGHHGLLGKQNMYDHSVRTPFLIAGPSIKPGEKIAAPIYVQDAMATTLELAGVDRPDHVEFQSVLPLLDGRAGRPLMYGAYTDTQRMISTPEWKLIHYPKINTKLLFHLTVDPLETTDLAQQPEHASKVARLTHALEQMQGELDDPLAKKPAGK
- a CDS encoding cation diffusion facilitator family transporter, yielding MHQHHGHSHDHGGSDYSRPLAWGAALNVVYVVIEAGCGLYFNSLALLADAGHNLSDVLGLLLALGAVLLARRPATPRRTYGFRRATILAAFISSLLLLAALLGIIWESFQRLGNPAQVSGVAVMIVAGVGVLVNAATAAMFHAGSKHDLNVKGAYLHMAADAAISLGVVGVGLGVWLTGWNWLDPAVSLAVAGVIAYAGWELLRDSFNLAVDAAPSGIDPHAVETFLLEQPGVEALHDLHIWGLSTRETALTVHLIRPEGNSHDDFLQSLAADLREQFQIGHSTVQIEQGYNLCPAAGCITQHDGAEDHDDEGGDHDHDHDHDHDGDCDHATEI
- a CDS encoding ATP-binding cassette domain-containing protein, which encodes MPLVTLNEVAIAFRGPPLLDHVNCRIEMGQKIGLLGRNGAGKTTLMKMLMGETQPDHGDIIFDPGATIAFLPQDIPRDLTGSLYDIVAGGVTERPPEEEWISHQEIEQVLSRMDLPIESPFESLSSGMKRRVLLGRAIVSQPSFLLLDEPTNHLDIAAIDWLEKFLTSFRGTLLFVTHDRMFLRKLAGRILEIDRGQIFDWSCDYDTFLARKEAAFEAEEKQNALFDKKLAEEEVWIRQGIKARRTRNMGRVRALKELRNTRADRRTQPGQVRLEIQQGQRSGMMVAEVEKVGFSYDEREIVSDFSTTILRGDKIGLIGRNGVGKTTLLRILLGQLTPQTGKVKLGTNLEIAYFDQQRQQLDENKTVQENVGDGYDNVGVGDQKQHIIGYLQNFLFTPERARTPVRFLSGGERNRVLLAKLFAKPANVIVLDEPTNDLDAETLEMLEERLVEYKGTVLLVSHDREFLNNVVGSTIVFEEDAVREYVGGYDDWQRQRNQRLELQAQREKEAAAAARPAKTSAPAATPVAKRKLKFKEQQELAALPAKMEKLEQQIAAVHEKMGQPTFYQESGEKIAQAQKELKELEMSLEQALLRWEELEQF
- a CDS encoding NADH-quinone oxidoreductase subunit A, whose amino-acid sequence is MEALGSSLSIVAYLALFCSVGLIFVFANLLIGYLVRPSDPHAEKEEIYECGEPTIGSSYVQFDLRFYVVALLFIIFDVEVAFFFPWATVFGKADHLSDQRFAVVAADTSVLTPQAIGLYKEFGVREPALPESVPPTLAKPFNQKYGKGAASAATLTPEQAADVCKLGGRQLMLVTLVDILVFFAVLMVGFAYVWKRGDLNWVRAVTDARSQGAVRTLAPEEVTEQDPVLTA
- a CDS encoding NADH-quinone oxidoreductase subunit C, with the translated sequence MSLLEQLQAKFGDNITGHNLEAVDPWIEVAPVGIVDVCQFLKTAPDLQFDMLSCISGVDYWMADEKKMAKAGWEPHTEVVYHLSSTVKKHTLVLKVMLPRWKDDVEGQLPEVASVTSVWRTADWHEREVFDLSGVRFVGHPYLRRILCPEDWVGFPLRRDYEMPLEYHGIRGR
- a CDS encoding NADH-quinone oxidoreductase subunit D produces the protein MATIDDQRIIEFDVRTDEMLVNMGPQHPSTHGVLRLVLRTDGEIVSEVEPHIGYLHRCAEKIGENLTPRQFIPYTDRMDYLAGMNMNLGWALVVEKLLEHDLPEKAKHLRVIIAELNRLASHLVGMGAYGLDLGTFSPFLYAFRERERILDLFEEACGARLTYSYLTPGGATADLPHGWTQKLSAFLDQFEPLIQEYHALLTTNAIFVKRTANIGVMSAEMAIDYGCTGPVLRGSGVDHDLRRDGEERYTDMYDGYAFEVIVERDGHYPNDHNYPAVPREAVLGDCWHRFYVRMLEVVQSVDILRQAIERYSTASGDWGQPIKLTQKLPKGEAYLETEAPRGQMGFYIVSDGSSIPWRVRARSSCFCNLSITNELCRNCLIADVPAIVGSLDIVMGEIDR